The Leptolyngbya sp. FACHB-261 DNA window TCGAAACTGCCGAGGTAACGACCGCCGCCAGAGATGAAGTGCACGCCAATTCCCTGCTCCGAGCAGAAATGCAGTGCTTGAGTAGAAATCTGGGCAAAGCTGTGCAGGACAAGCTGTCCTACTTGACGGGCAGGTATTTTCTCAACTGGCTGACCACGACGGGCAATTTTGATTTGTTCCCCTGTTCTGCCTACGCTGGTGCCAGGCTCTAGAACGTGAACCACCTGGCGGGTGTCATCCTCTGGAAACAGCCGGATTGGTTGCCACTCATGGTTATGAGCTAAGCGGGCTTCTTCAGGCAAACAGACTGGGGATAGAGAACAACGGGCACATAGCCGCTCATTGTCAGCAACAGGGGGACGATGGGGTGATGCTCTCAACTCCCTCGCCTGGGCAATTGCCTGGCGTACTGCCTCACGGCCTGCAGCGTCCAAGAGTACATGCACCAGCACATTATCAGCGTGATAACGAATTCTGCCTTCTTGGATTGAGATGCCCAGAGCCGATTCAAGCAGATAGGCATAGGCAAGAATTTGGATACAGTCACTTTCCCAAGCCTGAGGCTGATTTTGTTCATCTCGGTAGGCTCGGCCTCGTTTGTGCTCGTAAGGAATAGTTTGTCCATCCCGAGTTCGTAATGCATCCACTCGGCCTCGAAGGCCAAGCTCGCTACTTTCAAGGAATAGTTCTTCCCACTCTTCTTCTTCCTGTTTTTCAATCTCTACATGTAACCGTCGCCCTGCAAAAACAGCAGCATCTTGTGTGTAAAGTTCTTCAACCTCTTCGAGATAGAACAGCCGAGGGCAATAGGCAAGCGCATGGAGTGCAGAAACACGAACTGTATCCTGCTGAATTGCAGGACTACTTAGATTTTGCATAAGTAGAATCCGTAAGGTTGGATTGGTTCAACACTGCTAAGTGTTCAACGCCTTACGACATCAATGGTTCGATATTCTAAGGTGACTGAATCTCAGTCCAAGCTAGCTCAGGTGTTGGGCCTAAGCAGGCTTTCTGGAGGTCAAATCTCTGCCAACAAGTGCCTCTTGAACCGACATGATCGACCCAGATCGGTAGGGTAAGCAATCCGTCCTCATCCCTGATTAACCACTGCAGCAATTCGTCCTGAAAGTTCTCAGGCAGCAGGGTGATCGAATTGACTAAATCTCGGCTCTCCCCTAGACACAGGCCACCAAAACGGTTAATAGACGCAGGGTTTGCGAAGGCAAGACGCAAGCGTTCCACTAGAGTCGGCTTGGCGACATCGTTACCCGCAGTCACCTGAACTATAAACTGACAACCAGTTAGAAGTTCTTGGTAATCTGGACGAGCATTGCTGGGGTTGTGGATATCCTTCTTTTTGAAGCGGCGGAACGTACGAATTACTGTTGATTTCTCCGGCACAGATAGCATGGCAATTGCTAGCTGTGTGCCCCGATGCTTATATCTATCTGTCTCTCCCACCATCGAGAGCAACATGCCATAGACGGTTGAGGGGGGTGGGACTGAGTAGGTTTCTGCATACTCTCTGGCCCGAGACTGACGGAAGCAAGCAATCGGCACTTCGACCTGCAAAGCAAGCTGTCCATCAGTCCTCATGTTGTCAGCTCCAGTTGAGGCAGTTGTAGATCTCTAGTGATGATCTGTTTCAGATTATCCACAGCAGTTTTAACTCCTGTAAGGACGTTTGCCCCCAGTTCTTCCAAAGCCTCTCCATCAGAAGAGTTTGCAATTGACCCTGCTACCCAAAGTTCTTTGGGATTGATATCACCGTTTTGAACTCGGCGTACTAATTCTGGAGCTGAGATTTCTCCACCTTCGTCTGCTGCAAAGCAGTAAAGGAATCTAGGTGAGAAGTCTTGAGTCCAGCGCAAAACAATGCTCTCTGGGGAGAAATCATATAGAAAGCGCGAGTGATTACCAGCCACTCCTCCCAAAGCAGTTAGGCCATCTAGAACTGCGATGACACGTGACTGGTCTTTGAGGCGCTCGGGTGTCATTGCAAAGCCATATTGATACTGTGTTGCATGAACCTCTGTGCCGTAAAGAGAAGTCCGTCCTTTCTGCCCACTAGCGGCATTAAAGGTGATATCTCCGACGAAAGGAGTCGTTGAAACAGCACGGGTCACCTCTAGAACCCCACGTTTCGCAGTCGTTGTTCCTTTAGAAGCCTTCTTCCCCTTCTGTTTAGGTTCGTCAGAGGCTTCCTCCTTCGCCCCCTCCGCTCGCATGAAGCCTAGAACATCATCATCAATGTATTCTTGGTCGCTAAAATTAGTGTTCTCCCAAACGTTGTCGTTTTTATCGTCATCCCAACGCCGGTTTACTTTGTAGTTATCACCCGCAGTTTGCCAGTAATAGCGTAGCGCCCAACGAATTGCTTCTGCTGAAACAGTAGAATGAACTTCCCCCTTCCACAGAAGTTTTTGTAGCGTTGTGATATTTCCCTCATTCTCACCGCGATTATTAGCAGCCGTGCCATAGCTTGTCAAAACATTGCCAAACAAGTGAAAAGCCACTTCAGAACCTCCTTACATAGCTAAGACAAAACTTTCAGCGCTCATTCTAAGCGTCGATATCAATCATGTATTCTTCATCATCTAACTCACTGTCTGAATCAGTTATTCCTTTACCCTTGTAGCTTGCTAATGCTAGGAGAGTCAGATCTCTCGCCATCTTCCAATCTCGACGTCCTGTAACTAGGTCCATCAACTCTAGCCAATGACTCTGTAAGGTAGGAATTTTTCCCGCTCTTGACCAGAAATCTGTTATGAACTCCCTGAACGTTTGAGCATTTTTACAGCGGCTTAAACCAGTTCTAATACGAACAGTTTCTCTGTCGAAATTAGGAATCTCCCCTCTTTTCTTAGCCTGACTCGAAATTTGCCCGTAGGTGAACTTGATGGCCTCATGGCAGGCCTGAACAAATAACCTCTCAGATTCTGCATTCCACTGGGCTTTTTGAACCATATTGCACAGTCCTTCTCTTTCATAAGTCAGCTGTTTGAACAAGTCATTGCTATTGACTCTGTCTGACAAACCAGAGTACCAAGGCAGTTTCCTGGCTAGGTTCTCTGATATCAGTTCTCTAGCCAAGCTACTTGCAACAAAACCACCATTCTTTCCAGCTACTACTCGGTCGCTCAAGAAATCCCGAGAGGCTTGATAATTCTTGAGAACTTGAGTGTCGGCTTCCACAACATGCAGGTCTGTACGGGTTTTCTGTTGAGTGGACCAAGCAACTGTTCCTAGAGTCAATACTTGGCAGCGTTCAACCTTGTGAGTTTTAGCGGTGTCTGCTGCTGTTTCGTAGGCTAGAAACCTTAAACCAGCATCACCTAAGCTACAGGCAAAGAAATCTTTGTACCCTACCCCCCTGAGTTGGGGCTGTTGCCGATACTTGGCATAGATTTCTAAGTTGGTTACTTCAGGAATAACCAAAGCATACTGAGCTCGTTTATCCCGAAGTTTAGACCTTAAAAGAAAGTAGTAGCAAGCAACAGGAGCAAAGAGAAGAACAAACGCATTCTCTGGAAGCTCTTCAAAGCTAGTCTCAACACTGAAGGCAACATGCCTTACTACCGCTCCAGGATTTAGCCAGCCAGCTACACTAACTGGCTTGTTGAGAAAGTAGCCCTTCTTATCGCATAAAATGCTTGCAAACCCTTGATAAACGTAGCTCTTTAAGGCATTATATGTAACAACGATTTCTGGTTTGTCTTCCTCGATTGAGAAAGATTTTGAGATCACTCCAGTTGATTTACGTGTACTAGGATGTTGTAGGAAAGTGCCCATCATTCCTTGATGAACAGTAACCTGAGTTTGGATAGGCATTGTCTTGGAATCCAAGCCTCTTAAGGCAATCAGTCCTTCAGGACTAACCTGAAATGCCTGTTTCAATAACCAATCCAATACCTCTAGGTCACTTCCATTCCATTGCATAGTGACACGACGAGGATCGTTGGTTTGCCAGGTTAGCTCGCCAGGACAATTTTCAGTTTGAATTCCCTCTTGCTCAAGTTGTTTTAAGGTCATCCACAAACCAGCAAGGCC harbors:
- a CDS encoding type I-MYXAN CRISPR-associated endonuclease Cas4/Cas1, whose amino-acid sequence is MQNLSSPAIQQDTVRVSALHALAYCPRLFYLEEVEELYTQDAAVFAGRRLHVEIEKQEEEEWEELFLESSELGLRGRVDALRTRDGQTIPYEHKRGRAYRDEQNQPQAWESDCIQILAYAYLLESALGISIQEGRIRYHADNVLVHVLLDAAGREAVRQAIAQARELRASPHRPPVADNERLCARCSLSPVCLPEEARLAHNHEWQPIRLFPEDDTRQVVHVLEPGTSVGRTGEQIKIARRGQPVEKIPARQVGQLVLHSFAQISTQALHFCSEQGIGVHFISGGGRYLGSFDNRQGSIQRRIRQYAALSDPGQCLSLAQKLVLCRGQGQRKFLMRGTRGSAEVPEALRQAITQMKATPKQVSKAESLDSLLGIEGNLAALYFGALPYLIGKGVAPEMHFNGRNRRPPKDRFNALLSFGYALLLKDVMNAILAVGLEPALGFYHQPRSQAAPLALDLMEIFRVPLVDLLVVGSVNRGQWDIKTDFEIRGGQVWLSQSGRQKLITLYERRKEESWKHPVTGYSLTYRRLFELEVRLLEKEWMGEGGLFGQLILR
- the cas5 gene encoding type I-MYXAN CRISPR-associated protein Cas5/Cmx5/DevS, with product MRTDGQLALQVEVPIACFRQSRAREYAETYSVPPPSTVYGMLLSMVGETDRYKHRGTQLAIAMLSVPEKSTVIRTFRRFKKKDIHNPSNARPDYQELLTGCQFIVQVTAGNDVAKPTLVERLRLAFANPASINRFGGLCLGESRDLVNSITLLPENFQDELLQWLIRDEDGLLTLPIWVDHVGSRGTCWQRFDLQKACLGPTPELAWTEIQSP
- the cas7i gene encoding type I-B CRISPR-associated protein Cas7/Cst2/DevR translates to MAFHLFGNVLTSYGTAANNRGENEGNITTLQKLLWKGEVHSTVSAEAIRWALRYYWQTAGDNYKVNRRWDDDKNDNVWENTNFSDQEYIDDDVLGFMRAEGAKEEASDEPKQKGKKASKGTTTAKRGVLEVTRAVSTTPFVGDITFNAASGQKGRTSLYGTEVHATQYQYGFAMTPERLKDQSRVIAVLDGLTALGGVAGNHSRFLYDFSPESIVLRWTQDFSPRFLYCFAADEGGEISAPELVRRVQNGDINPKELWVAGSIANSSDGEALEELGANVLTGVKTAVDNLKQIITRDLQLPQLELTT
- the cas8a1 gene encoding type I-MYXAN CRISPR-associated Cas8a1/Cmx1, whose product is MQLEFSLGHPSFTLLHRAGLAGLWMTLKQLEQEGIQTENCPGELTWQTNDPRRVTMQWNGSDLEVLDWLLKQAFQVSPEGLIALRGLDSKTMPIQTQVTVHQGMMGTFLQHPSTRKSTGVISKSFSIEEDKPEIVVTYNALKSYVYQGFASILCDKKGYFLNKPVSVAGWLNPGAVVRHVAFSVETSFEELPENAFVLLFAPVACYYFLLRSKLRDKRAQYALVIPEVTNLEIYAKYRQQPQLRGVGYKDFFACSLGDAGLRFLAYETAADTAKTHKVERCQVLTLGTVAWSTQQKTRTDLHVVEADTQVLKNYQASRDFLSDRVVAGKNGGFVASSLARELISENLARKLPWYSGLSDRVNSNDLFKQLTYEREGLCNMVQKAQWNAESERLFVQACHEAIKFTYGQISSQAKKRGEIPNFDRETVRIRTGLSRCKNAQTFREFITDFWSRAGKIPTLQSHWLELMDLVTGRRDWKMARDLTLLALASYKGKGITDSDSELDDEEYMIDIDA